In one window of Deinococcus apachensis DSM 19763 DNA:
- a CDS encoding Dps family protein translates to MTTNVIPDYPAPKRLATPSDLTDEQARVVTATINVLIADAFALYLKCKNYHWHLSGVHFRDLHLLFDEQAEQLLAMIDPLAERVRKIGGTTLRSIRHVGMLQRVQDDTDNLFSIPLEMLNHLMYDNGQFAARLREAHEVCDENRDYATAGLLEVFIDEAEKRTWFLFEAQQGATRTS, encoded by the coding sequence ATGACCACCAACGTCATCCCCGACTATCCCGCCCCGAAGCGGCTCGCCACCCCCTCGGACCTGACGGACGAGCAGGCGCGCGTAGTCACGGCCACAATTAACGTCCTTATTGCCGACGCGTTCGCGCTGTACCTGAAATGCAAGAACTATCACTGGCACCTGTCCGGCGTTCACTTTCGCGACTTGCACCTGCTGTTCGACGAGCAGGCCGAGCAGTTGCTGGCCATGATCGATCCGCTCGCGGAGCGTGTGCGAAAGATCGGTGGAACCACCCTGCGCTCCATCCGGCATGTGGGCATGCTGCAGCGCGTGCAGGACGACACGGACAACCTGTTCAGCATCCCACTGGAAATGCTGAACCACCTGATGTACGACAATGGCCAGTTCGCCGCCCGGCTGCGTGAAGCGCACGAGGTTTGCGATGAAAACCGGGACTATGCCACGGCTGGGCTGCTGGAGGTATTCATCGACGAGGCCGAGAAGCGCACGTGGTTCCTGTTCGAAGCACAACAAGGCGCTACGCGAACCAGTTGA
- a CDS encoding nitronate monooxygenase: MAGVQDHRLAAAVSNAGALGSLPAALLDTGGLERELRAFYTLSGGPLNVNFFCHVLPSPTQHVRRRGEPRPRPTTGSSASPPSHQPGPFGDRSGRTWRTCSKPRGRRS; encoded by the coding sequence ATGGCGGGCGTACAGGACCACCGGCTCGCCGCGGCGGTCAGCAACGCTGGTGCACTCGGGTCCCTTCCTGCCGCCCTGCTGGACACGGGTGGGCTGGAACGTGAACTCCGTGCGTTTTACACCCTGAGTGGTGGCCCCCTGAACGTCAACTTCTTCTGCCACGTGTTGCCGAGCCCGACGCAGCACGTGAGGCGGCGTGGCGAGCCACGCCCGCGCCCTACTACCGGGAGTTCGGCCTCACCGCCGAGCCACCAGCCGGGCCCCTTCGGCGACCGTTCGGGCCGGACATGGCGGACGTGCTCGAAACCACGCGGCCGCAGGTCGTGA
- a CDS encoding AfsR/SARP family transcriptional regulator, translating to MSLEHAVSVIPRAQPSQRYRHTDTFEGFNPAHRRSTRPEAPAPQQNTGLPSLEVKLLGRPSLHWHRLPLELLPPKLQALLYYLVARGEVVDRSELEEIFWRPRSNNSLRQALHQLRRLPGAGTWLRAGHEVGVVACSDAATFGLAVQQGRWREALDLWRSAQPPAESRRAFLWGLELSSAPAFTDWLEVERTRLETLYFEALHHRALELEGAGRYDEALYLVRALLREDRLNESAYCTAMRIHYRQGQPEAAHAYLLRCREALLDELGVAPLEETLVLARTLKQAETALPLKSGNLRSALERIPDPRGRRGRRYPLSALLELVLLALLCGNRSLRDIIRFGEEHRDLLPGLGFPSQRGSPGRTALSDLLDQLDVHTLSEVLGEVGFLSMLGSVGCRQDLTAIRLLEAWSQEIRQTLALDGNSGWLSSFLERLGWSSLKHRVAVSDVGHLIVRAAWEPRTGERVAKPAQPNLLPPDSGGSHDHQRHPRLSRPEAARHPLGPDGRAGARSHGHN from the coding sequence ATGAGCCTTGAGCATGCCGTTTCCGTAATACCCCGGGCCCAGCCCTCTCAACGATACCGCCATACAGACACGTTTGAGGGCTTCAACCCGGCGCACCGCCGATCCACACGGCCAGAGGCGCCTGCACCACAGCAGAACACGGGGCTGCCCAGCCTGGAGGTCAAGCTGCTGGGACGTCCCTCGCTTCACTGGCACCGCCTCCCGCTGGAACTGCTCCCGCCCAAGCTTCAGGCATTGCTCTACTACCTGGTCGCGCGAGGGGAGGTAGTGGACCGGAGCGAACTGGAAGAGATTTTCTGGCGACCGCGCAGCAACAACAGCCTCCGCCAAGCCCTGCACCAGTTGCGCCGCCTTCCAGGAGCGGGCACTTGGCTCCGCGCCGGGCATGAGGTCGGGGTGGTCGCCTGCTCCGACGCAGCCACCTTTGGACTGGCCGTTCAACAAGGGCGCTGGCGCGAGGCCCTCGACCTGTGGCGGTCCGCGCAGCCGCCAGCTGAGAGCCGCAGGGCGTTCTTGTGGGGGCTGGAACTTTCAAGCGCCCCCGCCTTCACCGACTGGTTGGAGGTCGAACGCACCCGGCTGGAGACGCTTTATTTTGAGGCCCTCCATCACCGCGCCCTGGAACTCGAAGGTGCGGGTCGCTATGACGAGGCCCTGTATCTCGTCCGGGCACTGCTCCGTGAGGACCGGCTCAACGAGAGCGCCTACTGCACCGCCATGCGCATTCACTACCGTCAGGGCCAGCCTGAAGCGGCGCATGCCTATTTGCTGCGCTGCCGCGAAGCGCTCCTCGACGAACTGGGTGTTGCACCCCTGGAGGAGACCCTTGTCCTCGCCCGGACTCTGAAGCAAGCCGAGACAGCCCTTCCGCTGAAATCGGGGAACCTGCGAAGTGCCCTTGAACGTATACCCGATCCCAGGGGACGGCGTGGTCGGCGGTACCCACTCTCTGCCCTGCTGGAACTGGTGCTGCTGGCCCTGCTCTGTGGGAACCGCTCCTTGCGGGATATCATCCGCTTCGGCGAGGAACACCGGGACCTGCTGCCCGGACTCGGGTTCCCCTCACAGCGGGGATCCCCCGGACGCACCGCCCTGTCCGATCTCCTCGACCAGCTGGACGTCCACACACTCAGTGAGGTGCTCGGGGAGGTGGGTTTCCTCTCCATGTTGGGCTCGGTGGGGTGTCGTCAAGACCTGACCGCCATTCGCCTGCTGGAAGCCTGGTCCCAGGAGATTCGGCAGACCCTCGCCCTCGACGGGAACTCGGGATGGTTGAGCAGCTTCCTCGAACGCCTGGGCTGGTCGAGTCTGAAGCATCGCGTTGCTGTCAGCGACGTGGGTCACCTCATCGTGCGCGCAGCTTGGGAGCCGCGGACGGGTGAGCGCGTCGCAAAGCCCGCGCAGCCGAACCTTCTGCCCCCCGATTCAGGAGGAAGCCATGACCACCAACGTCATCCCCGACTATCCCGCCCCGAAGCGGCTCGCCACCCCCTCGGACCTGACGGACGAGCAGGCGCGCGTAGTCACGGCCACAATTAA
- a CDS encoding NAD(P)H-dependent flavin oxidoreductase, whose protein sequence is MADVLETTRPQVVSFHFGLPSPHLLARVKSWGSLVFSSATTVEEALWLEARGVDAVIAQGFEAGGRRGMFLDRNVNTQIGTFALLPQVVRAVQAPVIAAGGIVDEQGAAAAKAFGASTVQLGRAFLCADEATTSEVYRTALTSLTSRLTALTNVFSGRLARGSVYRAVHELGSISEVAPDFPLASAALSPLRAAAEARGRDDFTPLWCEQNAQGLRSSLASEVGREFIGAWWTG, encoded by the coding sequence ATGGCGGACGTGCTCGAAACCACGCGGCCGCAGGTCGTGAGCTTCCACTTTGGCCTCCCGTCACCCCACCTGCTGGCCCGCGTGAAAAGCTGGGGCAGTCTGGTGTTCTCCTCAGCAACCACGGTCGAGGAGGCGCTCTGGCTGGAAGCGCGAGGAGTGGACGCCGTGATCGCGCAGGGGTTCGAGGCAGGGGGGCGCCGCGGGATGTTCCTCGACCGTAACGTCAACACTCAAATTGGCACGTTCGCGCTGCTGCCGCAGGTCGTGCGCGCTGTCCAGGCTCCCGTGATCGCTGCGGGCGGCATCGTCGACGAGCAGGGTGCCGCGGCCGCCAAGGCGTTCGGCGCCTCAACTGTTCAGCTGGGCAGGGCCTTCCTCTGCGCGGACGAGGCCACCACGAGTGAGGTGTACCGAACAGCCCTGACGTCGCTGACTTCACGACTCACGGCGCTGACCAACGTGTTCTCAGGTCGTCTGGCGCGCGGCAGCGTCTACCGTGCGGTGCACGAGTTGGGTTCCATCAGCGAGGTCGCACCGGACTTTCCACTGGCCTCAGCCGCCCTGTCGCCCCTACGTGCGGCGGCTGAGGCGCGGGGGCGTGACGACTTCACGCCGCTGTGGTGTGAGCAGAACGCGCAGGGCCTGCGCAGCTCTCTCGCCAGCGAGGTGGGGCGGGAGTTCATCGGGGCCTGGTGGACCGGCTGA